One window of Paralichthys olivaceus isolate ysfri-2021 chromosome 20, ASM2471397v2, whole genome shotgun sequence genomic DNA carries:
- the pard6gb gene encoding par-6 family cell polarity regulator gamma b, whose protein sequence is MNRSFNKSQPLRNVDCNAVEVKSKYGAEFRRFSVDRVKPGKFEEFYKLILHIHRIANMEVMIGYADVHGDLLPINNDDNFCKAVSTAHPLLRIFIQRQEEVDYANFGTNTITRRKKAVVALRNNDINRKRPHIRIGMPQDFRPVSSIIDVDILPESHRRVRLYRHGSDKPLGFYIRDGTSVRVTPHGLEKVPGIFISRLVPGGLAESTGLLAVNDEVLEVNGIEVTGKSLDQVTDMMIANSHNLIVTVKPVNQRNNVVRSSRISGSSGQSSDSSGSTGYPSLSVASMGAASSGAHGYQDDLESDEETDIVIESSIKRPSQRSNASLASSASRTHQQTPTTVPGLAAPPSPPTRPSSVVSTASFRSQPSLNGGSHQQHHHQQQHSSLSYQLHRDLNLQHSLHQQSQHSHHHVQPPHHSSNPALRHSNGSLHKILSSLKTDPRHSLALPRGGVEEDGTVITL, encoded by the exons atgaaccGGAGCTTTAATAAGTCGCAGCCCCTGCGGAACGTGGACTGTAACGCGGTGGAAGTGAAGAGCAAG taTGGGGCAGAGTTCCGCCGCTTCTCGGTGGACCGGGTCAAGCCCGGCAAGTTTGAGGAGTTCTACAAACTTATTCTGCACATTCACCGCATCGCCAACATGGAGGTGATGATCGGCTACGCTGACGTCCACGGAGACCTGCTGCCGATCAACAACGACGACAACTTCTGCAAAGCGGTGTCGACGGCTCACCCGCTGCTCAGGATTTTCATACAGAGACAAG aAGAGGTCGACTATGCTAACTTTGGCACCAACACAATAACACGCAGGAAGAAGGCAGTGGTCGCGCTGCGCAACAACGACATCAACCGCAAGCGGCCACACATCCGTATCGGCATGCCACAGGACTTCCGGCCTGTCTCCTCCATTATCGATGTGGACATCCTCCCTGAATCTCACCGTCGTGTCCGACTCTATCGCCACGGGTCAGACAAACCCTTGGGTTTTTACATCCGAGATGGAACCAGCGTACGGGTGACACCACACGGGCTGGAGAAAGTCCCCGGTATCTTCATATCCCGGCTGGTGCCCGGAGGCTTGGCGGAAAGCACCGGGCTGCTGGCGGTTAATGACGAGGTGCTGGAGGTGAATGGCATCGAAGTGACCGGGAAGTCCCTGGATCAGGTAACGGACATGATGATCGCCAACAGCCACAACCTGATCGTGACGGTCAAGCCAGTGAACCAGCGCAATAACGTGGTCCGCAGCAGCAGGATATCGGGCAGCTCCGGCCAGTCATCTGACAGCAGCGGATCGACTGGATATCCAAGTTTGTCAGTTGCCTCCATGGGAGCGGCGTCCTCAGGAGCACACGGATACCAAGACGACCTGGAGAGTGACGAAGAGACCGATATTGTCATTGAGAGCAGTATCAAGCGGCCGTCTCAGAGGTCAAACGCTTCCCTGGCATCAAGCGCGTCTCGCACACACCAGCAGACGCCAACGACGGTTCCAGGCCTCGCTGCACCTCCCAGCCCTCCCACACGCCCTTCATCGGTAGTCTCCACCGCCTCCTTCCGCTCCCAGCCGAGCCTCAACGGAGGGTCccaccagcagcaccaccaccaacagcagcacagcagcctTAGCTACCAGCTTCACAGAGACCTCAACCTGCAGCACAGCCTGCACCAACAGTCCCAGCACAGTCACCACCACGTACAGCCGCCGCATCACAGCAGCAACCCAGCGCTCCGCCACAGCAACGGCAGCCTGCACAAAATCCTCAGCTCCCTGAAAACGGACCCACGTCACAGTCTTGCGCTGCCCAggggaggggtggaggaggatggCACCGTCATTACCCTATAA